In one Mycobacterium sp. NBC_00419 genomic region, the following are encoded:
- the menD gene encoding 2-succinyl-5-enolpyruvyl-6-hydroxy-3-cyclohexene-1-carboxylic-acid synthase, whose amino-acid sequence MNPSTAQARVVVDELIRGGVRDVVLCPGSRNAPLAFALHDADRAGRLRLHVRIDERTAGYLAIGLALGEGAPVCVAMTSGTAVANMGPAVVEANYARVPLILLTANRPYELLGTGANQTFEQLGYFGTQVRAAISLGLAEGASDKLDSLNAQWRSATCRVVAAATGARTANAGPVQFDIPLREPLVPDENVVAGDLPPGRPDGRPWTYTPPVMFDQPLEIDLTPDTVVIAGHGAGLHPNLAHLPTVAEPTAPHASNALHPLALPLLRPKQVIMLGRPTLHRTVSNLLADPSLPVFALTTGPRWPDVSGNSQATGTRAETIGEPDPDWLRRCAQANEHAVAAVREQLAAHPLTTGLHVAAALADAVGPGDQVVLGASNPVRDAALVGLNTEDLKVRSNRGVAGIDGTVSTIIGAALAHPGRTLALIGDLTFVHDSSGLLIGPTEPTPRNLTIVVSNDNGGGIFELLEQGDPRFSDVSSRIFGTPHDVDVGALCRAYHVDSRQIEVDELGAALAESHDGMRVLEVKADRSSLRQLHAAIKAAL is encoded by the coding sequence GTGAACCCATCGACGGCTCAGGCTCGGGTCGTCGTCGACGAATTGATTCGCGGCGGCGTCCGCGACGTCGTGCTGTGCCCCGGCTCACGTAACGCGCCGCTGGCCTTCGCACTGCACGACGCCGACCGTGCGGGCCGGCTTCGTCTGCACGTACGCATCGACGAGCGCACCGCCGGCTACCTGGCGATCGGCCTCGCGCTCGGCGAGGGCGCGCCGGTGTGTGTGGCGATGACCTCCGGTACGGCGGTCGCCAACATGGGTCCCGCGGTAGTGGAGGCCAATTACGCCCGCGTGCCGCTGATCCTGTTGACCGCCAACCGGCCCTACGAACTGCTGGGCACCGGCGCCAACCAGACCTTCGAGCAGCTGGGCTACTTCGGTACCCAGGTCCGTGCGGCGATCAGCCTGGGCCTGGCCGAAGGTGCCTCGGACAAACTGGACTCCCTCAACGCGCAGTGGCGGTCGGCGACCTGCCGTGTGGTCGCCGCCGCGACCGGTGCGCGCACCGCGAATGCGGGGCCGGTGCAGTTCGACATCCCGCTGCGCGAGCCGCTGGTGCCCGACGAGAACGTCGTCGCCGGTGACCTCCCGCCGGGCCGCCCCGACGGCAGGCCGTGGACGTACACCCCGCCGGTGATGTTCGACCAGCCGCTGGAGATCGACCTCACCCCGGACACCGTCGTCATCGCCGGGCACGGCGCGGGCCTGCACCCTAATCTCGCGCATCTGCCGACGGTCGCCGAGCCGACGGCCCCGCACGCGTCGAACGCCCTGCACCCGCTGGCCCTGCCGCTGCTGCGGCCCAAGCAGGTCATCATGCTGGGCCGCCCGACGCTGCACCGGACGGTGTCGAACCTGCTGGCCGACCCATCGCTTCCGGTGTTCGCCCTGACTACCGGTCCGCGCTGGCCGGACGTGTCGGGCAACTCGCAGGCCACCGGAACCCGCGCCGAGACGATCGGTGAGCCGGACCCGGACTGGCTGCGCCGCTGCGCGCAGGCCAATGAGCACGCGGTGGCAGCGGTCCGCGAGCAGCTGGCCGCCCATCCGCTGACCACCGGGCTGCACGTTGCCGCAGCCCTGGCCGACGCGGTGGGCCCGGGGGACCAGGTGGTGCTGGGTGCGTCCAATCCGGTGCGCGACGCCGCACTGGTCGGGCTGAACACCGAGGACCTCAAGGTGCGCTCCAACCGAGGCGTGGCCGGCATCGACGGCACGGTGTCGACGATCATCGGCGCCGCCCTGGCCCATCCGGGCCGCACCCTGGCGCTCATCGGTGACCTGACGTTCGTGCACGACAGCTCGGGTCTGTTGATCGGACCGACGGAGCCGACGCCGCGCAACCTCACCATCGTGGTGTCCAACGACAACGGCGGCGGCATCTTCGAGCTGCTCGAACAGGGTGACCCGCGGTTCTCCGATGTGTCCTCGCGGATCTTCGGCACCCCGCACGACGTCGACGTCGGCGCGCTGTGCCGGGCCTACCACGTCGACTCCCGCCAGATCGAGGTCGACGAACTCGGTGCTGCGCTTGCCGAAAGCCACGACGGGATGCGGGTTTTGGAGGTCAAGGCCGACCGGTCCTCGCTGCGGCAGCTGCACGCCGCCATCAAGGCGGCACTGTGA
- a CDS encoding HAD family hydrolase, whose translation MGVMPIRAVLFDFSGTLFRLEEDDSWFTGMELVDDTLSPTGRRAVDAHVQAELMERLTHPTGGNIELTDEAYQAWLNRDLAPYLHREAYLHVLRESGLPSRHAESLYNKVVDPASWTPYPDTVEVLRSLRERGLRTAVVSNIAFDIRPAFETAGAEADDFVLSFEVGAVKPDPRIFRVALERLGVSAEEAVMVGDSEENDGAARDLGCDFVLVDPLPVAHRPTGLIDGLHAHLAGPRER comes from the coding sequence ATGGGTGTCATGCCCATCCGCGCCGTCCTGTTCGACTTTTCCGGCACGCTGTTTCGGCTGGAGGAGGACGACAGCTGGTTCACCGGCATGGAGCTGGTTGACGACACTCTGTCCCCGACTGGCCGCCGCGCCGTCGACGCGCACGTCCAGGCTGAGCTGATGGAACGGCTCACCCACCCCACCGGCGGAAACATCGAGCTGACCGACGAGGCCTACCAGGCGTGGCTCAACCGCGACCTCGCGCCGTACCTGCACCGTGAGGCCTACCTGCATGTGCTGCGCGAGTCCGGCCTGCCGTCGCGCCATGCCGAATCCCTCTACAACAAGGTCGTCGACCCCGCCTCGTGGACGCCCTACCCCGACACCGTCGAGGTGCTGCGGTCGCTGCGGGAGCGCGGTCTGCGCACCGCGGTGGTCTCCAACATCGCGTTCGATATCCGCCCGGCGTTCGAGACGGCGGGAGCCGAGGCCGATGACTTCGTGCTCTCGTTCGAGGTCGGCGCGGTCAAACCCGATCCGCGGATCTTCCGCGTCGCGCTCGAACGACTCGGTGTCTCCGCCGAGGAGGCGGTGATGGTCGGCGACAGCGAGGAGAACGACGGTGCGGCGCGCGACCTCGGCTGCGACTTCGTTCTGGTGGACCCCCTGCCGGTCGCACACCGGCCGACCGGATTGATCGACGGGTTGCATGCCCACCTGGCCGGCCCGCGCGAAAGGTAG
- a CDS encoding DUF3592 domain-containing protein: protein MGRLRALLEPALPRRTPDVPDTPRRKVLRWSKCAVWIVIGLVSLQSILLVAGAWRNDRQIERNMGVAQAEVLSAGPRRSTIEFVTPDRITYRPELGVLYPSELAEGMRIYVEYDRDDPDLVRVQYRNASLAIVPAGSIAVVGWLIGAALLAGLVVAERRVNRQDDISLDSQLLL, encoded by the coding sequence ATCGGCAGGCTGCGAGCCCTGCTGGAACCCGCGCTGCCCCGGCGCACACCCGATGTTCCCGACACGCCCCGGCGGAAAGTGTTGCGCTGGAGCAAGTGTGCGGTGTGGATCGTCATCGGTCTGGTCAGTCTGCAGTCGATCCTGCTGGTGGCCGGGGCGTGGCGCAACGACCGGCAGATCGAACGCAACATGGGAGTCGCCCAGGCCGAGGTGCTCTCGGCCGGGCCGCGGCGATCGACGATCGAGTTCGTCACCCCCGACCGGATCACCTACCGTCCCGAGCTCGGGGTGCTCTACCCGTCGGAGCTGGCCGAGGGGATGCGCATCTACGTCGAGTACGACAGGGACGACCCGGATCTCGTTCGGGTGCAATACCGCAACGCCTCGCTGGCGATCGTCCCGGCCGGCTCGATCGCGGTGGTCGGCTGGCTGATCGGTGCGGCGCTGCTGGCGGGCCTGGTCGTGGCGGAACGCCGGGTGAACCGTCAGGACGACATCAGCTTGGACAGCCAGTTGTTGTTGTAG
- a CDS encoding DJ-1/PfpI family protein encodes MTQIAIVLYPGFTALDFIGPYEVLRNLPDTEVRFVWHEPGPIAADSGVLVVGATHSFDETPSPDIVLVPGGMSTFEHAQDPKVLDWVRRAHETASWTTSVCSGSLILAAAGVLDGKRATSHWMVVPMLRTFGVTPVSDERIVREGQIVTAAGVSAGIDLGLWLAGQLGGEARAKAIQLVIEYDPHPPFDSGHVSKASAATKASATAMLSKETVAGHQLTQSVRLLWRAALQTARDKRRKGRVASAR; translated from the coding sequence ATGACCCAGATCGCCATCGTGCTGTACCCGGGTTTCACCGCGCTCGACTTCATCGGACCCTACGAGGTGTTGCGCAACCTTCCTGACACCGAGGTGCGCTTCGTGTGGCACGAACCGGGCCCGATTGCCGCCGACTCAGGAGTGCTTGTCGTCGGCGCCACCCACTCCTTCGACGAAACACCCTCCCCGGACATCGTTTTGGTGCCCGGCGGGATGTCGACCTTCGAACACGCCCAGGACCCGAAGGTGCTCGACTGGGTGCGCCGCGCGCACGAAACCGCCAGCTGGACAACGTCGGTCTGCTCGGGGTCGCTGATCCTGGCGGCCGCCGGAGTGCTCGACGGCAAACGCGCGACGTCGCATTGGATGGTCGTGCCGATGCTGCGCACCTTCGGCGTCACCCCGGTCAGCGACGAGCGGATCGTGCGGGAAGGCCAGATCGTCACCGCCGCCGGAGTGTCGGCCGGCATCGATCTGGGTCTGTGGCTCGCCGGGCAACTCGGCGGTGAGGCGCGCGCCAAGGCGATCCAGCTCGTCATCGAGTACGACCCGCATCCGCCCTTCGACTCCGGTCACGTCTCCAAAGCCTCAGCCGCCACCAAGGCGTCGGCCACCGCGATGCTGTCCAAGGAGACCGTTGCCGGCCATCAGCTCACCCAGTCCGTGCGGCTGCTGTGGCGGGCGGCGTTGCAGACGGCCCGCGATAAGCGCAGGAAGGGTCGCGTAGCCTCTGCCAGGTGA
- a CDS encoding alpha/beta fold hydrolase has translation MINLAYDDTGSGDPVLFIAGTGGAGRTWHVYQVPAFQSAGYRCITFDNRGIGATENAGDFSTEQMIADTATIIEEVVGGPTRIVAMSMGAFIAQELMLARPELVSQAVLMGTRGRVDTTRQSFRAAESALVDSGIDLPPAYAAKVRVLENFSPKTINNDNAITEWYEMFTAFPLKRTPGWRAQLTVVPTQNRLPAYRSITTPVLVIGFADDVITPAALGREVADALPNGRYVQIGHTGHLGFLERPDTVNSAMLDFFAGTLV, from the coding sequence GTGATCAACCTGGCCTACGACGACACCGGCTCCGGCGATCCAGTGTTGTTCATCGCTGGAACCGGCGGCGCGGGCCGCACCTGGCACGTCTACCAGGTCCCTGCCTTCCAGTCCGCCGGTTACCGCTGCATCACCTTCGACAACCGCGGTATCGGCGCCACCGAGAATGCCGGCGACTTCTCCACCGAGCAGATGATCGCCGACACCGCGACGATCATCGAGGAAGTCGTGGGCGGACCCACCCGCATCGTGGCGATGTCGATGGGCGCCTTCATCGCCCAGGAGCTGATGCTGGCCCGCCCGGAACTGGTCAGTCAGGCCGTGCTGATGGGCACCCGTGGCCGCGTCGACACCACCCGGCAGTCGTTCCGCGCCGCCGAGAGCGCGCTGGTCGACTCCGGAATCGACCTCCCACCGGCGTATGCCGCGAAAGTTCGTGTGCTGGAGAACTTTTCGCCCAAGACGATCAACAACGACAACGCCATCACCGAGTGGTACGAGATGTTCACGGCGTTCCCGCTCAAGCGCACACCGGGGTGGCGGGCGCAGCTGACGGTGGTGCCCACCCAGAACCGGCTGCCGGCCTACCGGTCGATCACTACGCCGGTGCTCGTGATCGGTTTCGCCGACGACGTGATCACCCCGGCGGCGCTGGGCCGTGAGGTGGCCGACGCCCTGCCCAACGGCCGCTACGTCCAGATCGGGCACACCGGCCACCTCGGCTTCCTGGAGCGCCCGGACACCGTCAACAGCGCGATGCTGGACTTCTTCGCCGGCACGCTCGTCTGA
- a CDS encoding o-succinylbenzoate synthase, translating into MTPPLEDLLERLHVVSLPMQVRFRGITVREVALIDGPSGWGEFGAFLEYEPPEAAFWLAAGIESAYGAKVPAVRDVIAINATVPAVPPDQVPAVLARFPGARTAKVKVAEPGQTLADDVARVNAVRAVIPTVRVDANGGWTVDEAVAAARALTVDGGLEYIEQPCRTVAELAEVRRRVAVAIAADESIRKASDPLAVVRARAADIAVVKVAPLGGVRALLDIAAEIDIPVVVSSALDSAVGIAAGLAAAAALPRLEHACGLGTGGLFVEDVADIVPVDGGLPVVDVSPDPARLAALAAPADRRDWWIARIRDCHPLLTLAQTDKRAGSYE; encoded by the coding sequence ATGACGCCGCCGCTCGAGGATCTACTGGAGCGCCTGCACGTCGTCTCGCTGCCGATGCAGGTGCGCTTCCGCGGCATCACCGTTCGCGAGGTGGCGCTCATCGACGGCCCCTCGGGGTGGGGGGAGTTCGGCGCGTTCCTGGAGTATGAGCCACCGGAGGCAGCTTTCTGGCTCGCGGCGGGCATCGAATCCGCTTACGGGGCCAAGGTTCCCGCGGTCCGCGACGTCATCGCGATCAATGCGACGGTGCCCGCGGTGCCGCCCGATCAGGTGCCCGCCGTCCTGGCACGGTTCCCGGGAGCGCGCACCGCCAAGGTGAAGGTCGCCGAACCGGGGCAGACGCTGGCCGACGACGTCGCGCGGGTCAATGCGGTGCGTGCGGTGATCCCGACGGTGCGGGTGGACGCCAACGGCGGGTGGACGGTCGACGAGGCGGTCGCGGCGGCGCGCGCATTGACTGTCGACGGTGGGCTGGAGTACATCGAGCAGCCCTGCCGCACCGTGGCCGAGCTGGCCGAGGTGCGACGGCGGGTGGCCGTCGCGATCGCTGCCGACGAGAGCATCCGCAAGGCGTCCGACCCGCTGGCGGTGGTGCGCGCCCGGGCTGCCGACATCGCGGTGGTCAAGGTCGCACCGCTGGGCGGGGTCCGCGCGCTGCTGGACATCGCCGCCGAGATCGACATCCCGGTGGTGGTCTCCAGTGCTTTGGATTCGGCCGTCGGCATCGCGGCCGGACTGGCCGCAGCGGCGGCACTGCCGCGCCTCGAACACGCCTGCGGCCTGGGCACCGGCGGGCTGTTCGTCGAGGATGTCGCCGACATCGTCCCGGTGGACGGCGGGCTTCCCGTCGTCGACGTCAGCCCCGACCCGGCCCGGCTCGCTGCGCTCGCCGCCCCCGCCGACCGCCGCGACTGGTGGATCGCCCGCATCCGCGACTGCCACCCCCTGCTCACCCTCGCCCAAACCGACAAACGGGCGGGAAGCTACGAGTAG
- the fadD8 gene encoding fatty-acid--CoA ligase FadD8 — MSDLLRHPLHSGHLTVGALKRNKHKPVLFLGDTTLTGGQLADRISQYIQAFEALGAGTGATAGLLSLNRPEVLMIIGAGQTQGYRRVALHPLGSLDDHAYVLNDAGVTSLIIDPNPMFVERALGLLEKVPGLKQVLTLGPVPDALADSAVDLIAEAAKYSPKPLVAADLPPDHVGGMAYTGGTTGKPKGVLGTAQSITTMTTVQLAEWEWPENPRFLMCTPLSHAGAAFFVPTIIKGGELVVLTKFDPAEVLRVIEEQKITATMLVPSMIYALMDHPDSHTRDLSSLETVYYGASAMNPVRLAEAIRRFGPIFAQYYGQSEAPMVITYLAKADHDEKRLTSCGRPTLFARTALLDADGNEVAQGEVGEICVSGPLLSGGYWNLPEETAKTFSGGWLHTGDMAREDEDGFWFIVDRVKDMIVTGGFNVFPREVEDVVAEHPAVAQVCVIGTPDEKWGEAVTAVIVLRPDHPSDEASVATLTEEIQSAVKERKGSVQSPKQVIVVDSVPVTALGKPDKKAVRAQFWEGADRAIG, encoded by the coding sequence ATGAGTGACCTGCTGCGCCATCCCCTGCATTCCGGCCATCTGACCGTCGGCGCGCTCAAGCGCAACAAGCACAAGCCGGTGCTGTTCCTGGGCGACACCACGCTGACCGGTGGCCAGCTGGCGGACCGGATCAGCCAGTACATCCAGGCCTTCGAGGCCCTCGGCGCCGGGACCGGCGCGACGGCCGGGCTGCTGTCGCTGAACCGGCCCGAGGTGCTGATGATCATCGGCGCCGGCCAGACCCAGGGCTACCGGCGGGTGGCACTACACCCTCTAGGCTCGCTCGACGATCACGCGTACGTGCTCAACGATGCGGGCGTGACGTCGCTGATCATCGACCCCAACCCGATGTTCGTCGAGCGGGCGCTGGGCCTGTTGGAGAAGGTGCCCGGCCTCAAACAGGTGCTCACGCTCGGCCCGGTGCCCGACGCGCTGGCCGATTCGGCGGTCGACCTGATCGCCGAAGCCGCCAAGTACTCCCCGAAGCCGTTGGTGGCAGCCGACCTGCCGCCCGATCACGTCGGCGGCATGGCCTACACCGGCGGAACCACCGGTAAGCCCAAGGGTGTGCTGGGCACCGCCCAGTCGATCACCACGATGACGACGGTTCAGCTCGCCGAGTGGGAGTGGCCGGAGAACCCGCGCTTTCTGATGTGCACCCCGCTGTCGCATGCCGGTGCGGCGTTCTTCGTACCGACCATCATCAAGGGCGGCGAACTGGTGGTGCTGACCAAGTTCGACCCGGCCGAGGTGCTGCGGGTGATCGAGGAGCAGAAGATCACCGCCACCATGCTGGTGCCGTCGATGATCTACGCGCTGATGGACCATCCGGACTCGCACACCCGTGACCTGTCGTCGCTGGAGACGGTGTACTACGGCGCCTCGGCGATGAACCCGGTGCGCCTGGCCGAGGCGATCCGCCGCTTCGGACCGATCTTCGCCCAGTACTACGGGCAGTCCGAGGCGCCGATGGTGATCACGTATCTGGCCAAGGCCGACCACGACGAGAAGCGGCTGACCTCCTGCGGGCGGCCCACCCTGTTCGCGCGCACCGCCTTGCTCGACGCCGACGGCAATGAAGTGGCCCAGGGTGAAGTCGGTGAGATCTGCGTGTCCGGGCCGCTGCTGAGCGGCGGGTACTGGAACCTGCCCGAGGAGACGGCCAAGACCTTCTCCGGCGGCTGGCTGCACACCGGGGACATGGCCCGCGAGGACGAGGACGGCTTCTGGTTCATCGTCGACCGGGTCAAGGACATGATCGTCACCGGCGGGTTCAACGTGTTCCCCCGCGAGGTCGAGGACGTCGTGGCCGAGCATCCCGCGGTGGCGCAGGTCTGCGTGATCGGCACCCCCGACGAGAAGTGGGGCGAGGCCGTCACCGCGGTGATCGTGCTGCGCCCGGATCATCCGTCCGACGAGGCGTCGGTGGCCACCTTGACCGAGGAGATCCAGTCCGCCGTCAAGGAGCGCAAGGGCTCGGTGCAGTCACCCAAGCAAGTGATCGTCGTCGACTCGGTACCGGTGACCGCGCTGGGCAAGCCGGACAAGAAGGCCGTGCGCGCACAGTTCTGGGAAGGCGCCGACCGCGCGATCGGCTGA
- a CDS encoding long-chain-fatty-acid--CoA ligase, which translates to MQQPPEPRFLDDRPAYWAEHTPDNEAVAYLSRSWTWAQWYDRIRRCAGALKDRGIGRGDVVAFLDKNHPACVEVTIAASSLGAATAVINFRLAGEEMDYVLNDCGAKLLVVGTELIPGIDKIRDKLVHVDSVIEVTPEGDQGDQYESMLNAATPVGRQHDVQPDDACLIMYSSGTTGHPKGVTLSQRNLLAHTLNAGTFEFGPTDKNMVAMPLFHVGGSSYVQYGIHAGIPTIITREADGAALAGAILQGANRTFLVPAVLGKVLESGEDAVKLFGALKTFVYGASPMPPALLKSALKAWPETDFIQVYGLTEVCGAITQLSPEVHRDESRPDRLVSAGQPAREVEVRVVDPDTLDEVPIGQPGELWFRTPQLMLRYHNKPDATASAVTEDGWFRSGDIGRVDADGFVFVEDRLKDMIISGGENIYSVEVERVLTDHPAVLDAAVFGVPDEKWGESVKAVVELSSGQSTSEEELIAWCREHLARYKCPRSVEISPELPRNPTGKLLKRDLRKPYWENRDRAI; encoded by the coding sequence ATGCAGCAGCCTCCCGAACCGCGCTTTCTCGACGACCGGCCGGCGTACTGGGCCGAGCACACACCCGACAACGAAGCCGTCGCGTATCTGAGCCGCAGCTGGACCTGGGCGCAGTGGTATGACCGGATCCGCCGATGCGCAGGCGCACTCAAGGATCGCGGTATCGGCCGCGGCGACGTGGTCGCATTCCTGGACAAGAACCACCCGGCCTGCGTCGAGGTGACGATCGCGGCATCCTCGCTGGGCGCGGCCACCGCGGTCATCAACTTCCGGCTGGCCGGTGAGGAGATGGACTACGTCCTCAACGACTGCGGTGCCAAGCTTCTCGTCGTCGGCACCGAACTGATCCCGGGCATCGACAAGATCCGCGACAAGCTGGTTCACGTCGACAGCGTCATCGAGGTCACCCCCGAGGGCGACCAGGGCGACCAGTACGAGTCCATGCTCAACGCGGCCACGCCCGTGGGGCGTCAGCACGATGTGCAGCCCGACGACGCCTGCCTGATCATGTACTCCTCGGGTACCACCGGGCACCCCAAGGGTGTCACGCTCAGTCAGCGAAACCTCTTGGCGCACACGTTGAATGCCGGCACCTTCGAGTTCGGGCCCACCGACAAGAACATGGTAGCCATGCCGCTGTTCCACGTCGGCGGATCGTCGTATGTGCAGTACGGCATCCACGCCGGTATCCCGACCATCATCACCCGGGAAGCCGACGGGGCGGCGCTGGCCGGGGCGATCCTGCAGGGCGCCAATCGCACCTTCCTGGTACCGGCGGTGCTGGGCAAGGTCCTTGAGTCCGGCGAGGACGCGGTCAAGTTGTTCGGCGCGCTGAAGACCTTCGTCTACGGGGCATCGCCGATGCCGCCCGCGTTGCTGAAATCCGCGCTGAAGGCTTGGCCGGAAACCGATTTCATCCAGGTGTACGGGTTGACCGAGGTGTGCGGTGCCATCACCCAGCTCTCACCGGAGGTCCACCGCGACGAGTCACGGCCGGATCGCCTGGTCAGCGCCGGACAGCCGGCCCGTGAGGTCGAGGTGCGCGTGGTCGACCCCGACACTCTTGACGAGGTGCCGATCGGCCAGCCCGGCGAACTGTGGTTCCGCACACCGCAGTTGATGCTGCGCTATCACAACAAGCCGGACGCCACCGCGTCCGCGGTCACCGAGGACGGCTGGTTCCGCTCGGGTGACATCGGCCGCGTCGACGCAGACGGGTTCGTCTTCGTCGAAGACCGCCTCAAGGACATGATCATCTCCGGCGGCGAGAACATCTACTCCGTCGAGGTGGAGCGGGTGCTCACCGACCACCCGGCGGTACTGGATGCAGCCGTGTTCGGCGTCCCCGATGAGAAATGGGGCGAGTCGGTCAAGGCAGTCGTCGAATTGTCCTCTGGCCAAAGCACTTCCGAGGAGGAGCTGATCGCGTGGTGCCGTGAGCATCTGGCGCGCTACAAGTGCCCGCGCAGTGTGGAGATCTCCCCGGAGTTGCCGCGCAACCCCACCGGCAAGCTGCTCAAGAGGGATCTGCGCAAGCCGTACTGGGAGAACCGCGACCGCGCCATCTGA
- a CDS encoding serine hydrolase domain-containing protein, with the protein MQARLLPLVTEQMTAMGIPGLIVSVHTPDGASWQAALGVSDVATRTPMDVADHVRIGSITKSLTATVILQLAQEGRLRLDDPLAPYFPGVQTNRATIRQALQLTSGIADYTTDAFLNALAVAPQRVWSPAELVGLIADEPPMFPAGSSWYYSNTNYVILGMIAEQVTGAPLGRLITDRIFTPLGMTGCSFPAATDTTIPAPSSRGYMLSTTWDRPPTPPAPLPALVDVTDFNPSWAAGAGQAICTVDDLVVWARALATGELLDADIQAQRLTWYPTGDPHAKYGLGVVNINGLVGHNGEISGFMSQAARRESDGTVIVVLSNLMLAPDLTEPATAISELISRAIPPKP; encoded by the coding sequence TTGCAAGCCAGGTTGCTGCCGCTGGTCACCGAGCAGATGACGGCGATGGGGATCCCAGGGCTGATCGTCTCGGTGCACACCCCGGACGGGGCGTCCTGGCAAGCGGCGCTGGGGGTTTCCGATGTCGCGACCCGGACTCCCATGGACGTCGCCGACCATGTGCGAATCGGCAGCATCACCAAATCGCTGACCGCAACGGTGATCCTGCAGCTGGCGCAGGAGGGCCGGCTGCGCCTCGATGATCCGCTAGCACCGTATTTCCCCGGCGTGCAGACGAATCGGGCGACGATCCGTCAGGCCCTGCAGCTGACAAGCGGAATCGCCGACTACACCACCGACGCGTTCCTCAACGCGCTGGCCGTTGCGCCACAACGGGTTTGGTCACCCGCGGAGCTGGTCGGCCTCATCGCCGACGAGCCCCCCATGTTCCCGGCCGGCAGTAGCTGGTACTACTCGAACACCAACTACGTGATACTGGGAATGATCGCCGAGCAGGTCACCGGAGCGCCGTTGGGACGGCTCATCACCGATCGCATCTTCACTCCGCTGGGCATGACCGGGTGTTCGTTCCCGGCCGCCACCGACACCACGATTCCCGCACCGAGCTCGCGTGGCTACATGCTGAGCACGACGTGGGACCGGCCGCCGACTCCGCCCGCGCCGTTGCCGGCGCTGGTGGACGTTACCGACTTCAACCCGTCATGGGCAGCCGGTGCCGGGCAGGCCATCTGCACCGTCGACGACTTGGTGGTGTGGGCGCGTGCGTTGGCCACCGGCGAGCTGCTCGACGCAGACATCCAGGCGCAACGACTCACGTGGTACCCGACCGGGGATCCGCACGCGAAATACGGACTCGGCGTCGTCAACATCAACGGCCTCGTCGGGCACAACGGCGAGATCAGCGGCTTCATGAGCCAAGCAGCCCGACGCGAGTCCGACGGCACCGTCATCGTCGTGCTCAGCAACCTGATGCTCGCCCCGGATCTCACCGAGCCAGCAACCGCGATCAGTGAGCTGATCTCGCGGGCGATACCCCCTAAGCCGTAG
- a CDS encoding GlxA family transcriptional regulator: MTRSVVILGFPGVQALDLVGPHDVFTGAALLTEGGYRVSVVSRTGEPVATPTGLAFVAEAMPHPADIDTLVLPGGGGVDAARADPDTMAWIERAVANSRRVVSVCTGAFLAAQAGLLDGHRATTHWAFADRLASEFPAVTVDPEPIFVRSTPTVWTAAGVTAGIDLALALVEEDHGTEVAQTVARWLVLYLRRPGGQTQFAAPVWMPRAKRVPIREVQEIVESEPGAAHSITELARRAAMSPRHFTRVFTDEVGEAPGAYVERVRTEAARRQLEETDDTVVAIAARCGFGTAETMRRNFIRRIGVSPDHYRKTFA; encoded by the coding sequence ATGACGCGATCGGTGGTGATTCTCGGCTTCCCCGGCGTTCAGGCGCTGGACCTGGTCGGGCCGCACGACGTGTTCACCGGCGCGGCTCTGCTCACCGAAGGCGGCTACCGCGTCAGCGTGGTCTCGCGGACCGGGGAACCCGTCGCCACACCGACGGGTCTGGCGTTCGTCGCCGAGGCGATGCCGCACCCCGCAGACATCGACACCCTGGTGCTTCCCGGCGGTGGTGGCGTCGACGCCGCCCGGGCCGACCCGGACACCATGGCCTGGATCGAGCGGGCCGTCGCGAACTCCCGCCGCGTCGTCAGCGTGTGCACCGGCGCCTTCCTGGCCGCACAGGCCGGCCTGCTCGACGGCCACCGCGCCACCACGCACTGGGCCTTCGCCGACCGGCTGGCCAGTGAGTTCCCGGCCGTCACCGTCGACCCCGAGCCGATCTTCGTGCGCAGCACCCCGACGGTGTGGACGGCGGCCGGGGTGACCGCCGGCATCGACCTCGCGCTCGCGCTCGTCGAGGAGGACCACGGCACCGAGGTCGCCCAGACCGTCGCCCGCTGGCTGGTGCTTTACCTGCGCAGGCCGGGCGGCCAGACCCAGTTCGCCGCACCGGTGTGGATGCCGCGCGCCAAGCGGGTACCGATCCGCGAGGTGCAGGAGATCGTCGAATCCGAACCCGGCGCCGCACACAGCATTACCGAGTTGGCGCGGCGTGCGGCGATGAGTCCGCGGCACTTCACCCGGGTCTTCACCGACGAGGTCGGCGAGGCTCCGGGTGCCTACGTCGAACGGGTCCGCACCGAAGCCGCCCGCAGGCAGTTGGAGGAGACCGACGACACCGTCGTCGCCATCGCGGCCCGCTGCGGGTTCGGAACCGCGGAAACCATGCGCCGCAACTTCATTCGCCGCATCGGCGTCTCGCCGGACCACTACCGCAAAACGTTTGCATAA